Proteins encoded by one window of Methanomassiliicoccaceae archaeon:
- the cbiQ gene encoding cobalt ECF transporter T component CbiQ, giving the protein MSEQVQMDVLAYGSRMIRWAPLGKLLFTFSLLILALVSDNIFVPIITFCIGLGLMAYSTNFRLPPIIGLAILEAILIMVIGCGMVSILGDSSEPAVLLNGTGELLWIDIHITANSFNHAWLIMFRAIAGVTLMLSFASSTPIPHIAHALKQMKVPKEVIEIVVLVYRYAFLLLERAEVMWNAAKCRLGFNGARRSMSTTAGILVNVFITSLEIAERSQPALESRNYSGSFPIYRMPNKIGLYWVILTVMVCTTIYVFGYFAPSPNMATIVLGAV; this is encoded by the coding sequence ATGTCGGAGCAAGTTCAGATGGACGTCCTGGCATATGGTTCGAGGATGATCCGCTGGGCACCCCTCGGTAAACTTCTTTTTACCTTTTCATTATTGATATTGGCACTTGTATCCGACAACATATTCGTCCCAATCATCACATTCTGCATAGGCCTGGGCCTTATGGCCTATTCTACCAACTTCAGATTGCCACCGATCATCGGGCTTGCAATACTCGAGGCAATTCTGATAATGGTCATCGGATGCGGCATGGTCTCGATACTCGGAGATTCCTCCGAACCGGCAGTATTGCTCAATGGTACCGGGGAGTTACTGTGGATCGACATCCATATCACCGCCAACAGTTTCAACCATGCCTGGCTCATCATGTTTCGCGCTATAGCCGGCGTCACGCTGATGCTTTCTTTCGCATCCTCTACGCCCATCCCCCATATTGCGCACGCACTAAAGCAAATGAAGGTCCCGAAAGAGGTCATTGAGATAGTCGTTCTTGTCTACAGATATGCGTTCCTTCTTCTGGAGAGGGCCGAAGTAATGTGGAACGCGGCGAAGTGCCGCCTGGGATTCAATGGGGCAAGGCGCTCTATGTCCACGACCGCGGGAATACTTGTTAACGTCTTCATCACATCTTTGGAGATTGCTGAACGTTCCCAGCCTGCTTTGGAGAGCAGGAACTACAGCGGCAGTTTTCCGATTTACAGGATGCCGAACAAGATAGGACTTTACTGGGTCATACTCACCGTGATGGTATGTACCACGATCTATGTTTTCGGATATTTTGCACCCTCTCCCAACATGGCGACGATCGTCCTGGGGGCGGTTTGA
- a CDS encoding energy-coupling factor ABC transporter substrate-binding protein, whose amino-acid sequence MKITNKAFYLLGFAIIAAILIVILAYGAANGFEFSGADDQGGDAITEIDPSYEPWWDGIWGSYELPGETESMLFALQAAIGALIIGYVVGYFRAVDKAKKGKLLKKQ is encoded by the coding sequence ATGAAGATAACCAACAAGGCTTTTTATCTTCTCGGTTTTGCGATCATCGCTGCAATACTCATTGTAATTCTTGCTTATGGCGCAGCAAACGGGTTCGAGTTCTCAGGTGCCGATGACCAGGGCGGGGATGCCATTACCGAGATAGATCCAAGCTACGAACCGTGGTGGGACGGCATATGGGGAAGCTATGAGTTGCCGGGCGAGACCGAAAGCATGCTTTTTGCACTCCAGGCCGCCATAGGTGCGTTAATAATCGGCTATGTTGTAGGGTATTTCCGTGCCGTCGACAAGGCCAAGAAAGGAAAACTGCTGAAAAAGCAATGA
- a CDS encoding energy-coupling factor ABC transporter permease → MHIMEGYLPWQWCLVWFIISLPIVFFGIKKITQVIRENPEQKMIIALSGAFIFLLSSLKLPSVTGSSSHPTGTGLSAVLYGVSCTAFLATIVLVFQALLLAHGGITTLGANIFSMGIAGPAVAFLIWHTLRRAKVGVPVSMFFAALVADLVTYIVTALQLTLAFGSAAGYGTAFIDFMTIFAITQIPLAFIEGIIFSMFAKYLADTRPQIFGLEPKYEEVASA, encoded by the coding sequence ATGCATATAATGGAAGGTTACCTGCCATGGCAATGGTGTCTGGTATGGTTCATAATATCGTTGCCGATCGTATTTTTTGGAATAAAGAAAATAACCCAGGTCATAAGAGAGAACCCGGAACAGAAGATGATAATAGCTCTTTCGGGCGCATTCATCTTTCTGCTGTCATCGCTTAAGTTGCCGTCTGTGACCGGTTCAAGTTCGCATCCTACCGGAACAGGGCTCTCCGCAGTGCTCTACGGCGTTTCGTGCACTGCTTTCCTTGCGACCATCGTTTTGGTGTTCCAGGCATTGCTTCTGGCACACGGGGGAATAACTACGCTGGGCGCGAATATATTTTCTATGGGAATAGCAGGGCCTGCGGTGGCTTTTCTTATATGGCATACCCTCAGGCGTGCGAAAGTCGGCGTGCCCGTTTCGATGTTCTTTGCGGCCTTGGTGGCCGATCTTGTAACATACATAGTTACGGCGTTGCAGCTTACATTGGCCTTCGGGAGCGCAGCAGGTTACGGAACGGCGTTTATCGACTTTATGACGATATTTGCTATAACGCAGATACCCTTGGCGTTCATCGAGGGAATAATCTTCTCCATGTTTGCCAAGTACCTCGCAGACACCAGGCCGCAGATATTCGGGCTGGAGCCCAAATATGAGGAGGTCGCATCCGCATGA
- a CDS encoding precorrin-8X methylmutase, translating to MVKPEDIEKRSMEIIESELGGRTWPEPEFSIVKRCIHTSADFDYAENLTFSEEAAKIGIMAIRAGANIVTDTKMAYSGINKSRLTSYGGNAYCFISDESVLAEAKARGCTRAAVSMERGAALSGDTIFVVGNAPTALIQLDEMIKKGKVKPVLIIGVPVGFVNVVEAKELITEAGIPFIVARGRKGGSNIAAAICNAMIYYKGEV from the coding sequence ATTGTAAAACCGGAAGATATCGAGAAGAGGAGCATGGAGATCATCGAATCTGAGCTCGGTGGCCGTACATGGCCCGAGCCGGAGTTTTCCATCGTCAAGAGGTGTATCCATACGTCGGCGGATTTCGATTATGCCGAAAATCTCACCTTCTCAGAGGAAGCGGCTAAAATTGGTATTATGGCCATTAGGGCGGGAGCAAACATCGTAACCGATACAAAGATGGCATATTCGGGAATAAACAAGAGCCGTCTTACATCCTATGGAGGAAACGCATATTGCTTCATAAGCGACGAATCGGTGTTAGCCGAGGCGAAGGCCAGAGGATGCACCAGAGCGGCCGTTTCCATGGAACGCGGAGCGGCACTGAGCGGCGACACCATATTCGTGGTGGGAAACGCTCCCACAGCTCTGATCCAACTTGATGAAATGATTAAGAAAGGCAAAGTGAAGCCGGTGCTGATAATCGGCGTACCTGTCGGGTTTGTCAATGTCGTCGAGGCTAAGGAGCTAATCACCGAAGCGGGAATTCCATTCATCGTTGCCAGGGGCAGGAAAGGCGGAAGCAACATCGCCGCGGCGATATGCAACGCCATGATATACTACAAAGGCGAGGTCTGA
- the cobJ gene encoding precorrin-3B C(17)-methyltransferase: MKGKLTVVGFGPGSKDDMTFRAAKSIEAADIVTGYTTYVDILREYFPEKQFKATGMMKEVDRCRSAIEDALSGKNVTMVSSGDSGIYGMAGIVYQLIEEMKADIDIEVVPGVTAASSAASVLGAPLMHDMAIISLSDLMTPLDLIMKRVDCAGQADMIVCLYNPRSKTRKDYLSRAAGILMKYRSPETPVGIVRNAGREGQEKTITTLGDIQYEKVDMFSIVTVGNSQTYTSNGWIITPRGYSI, translated from the coding sequence ATGAAAGGAAAACTCACGGTGGTCGGGTTCGGCCCAGGTTCGAAGGACGACATGACATTCAGGGCCGCGAAGTCGATAGAGGCCGCCGATATAGTCACAGGATATACGACATATGTGGATATTCTCAGAGAATATTTTCCGGAAAAACAGTTCAAAGCGACTGGGATGATGAAGGAGGTCGACAGATGCAGATCGGCAATAGAAGATGCTTTGTCCGGCAAGAACGTGACCATGGTCAGTAGCGGAGATTCAGGGATATACGGCATGGCGGGAATAGTCTATCAGCTCATCGAGGAGATGAAAGCCGATATCGATATCGAAGTGGTCCCGGGAGTTACGGCGGCCTCCTCCGCAGCTTCGGTCCTTGGAGCGCCCCTCATGCACGATATGGCGATAATAAGCCTATCTGACCTGATGACTCCGTTGGACCTCATAATGAAGCGCGTTGACTGTGCTGGGCAGGCAGATATGATAGTGTGCCTTTACAATCCGCGCAGCAAAACGCGTAAAGACTATCTCTCTCGGGCCGCGGGGATTCTCATGAAATACAGGTCGCCCGAGACTCCTGTAGGTATCGTTCGCAATGCTGGGCGCGAAGGGCAGGAGAAGACGATCACCACGCTGGGAGACATCCAGTACGAGAAGGTGGATATGTTCTCCATAGTTACCGTCGGCAACTCACAGACATATACTTCGAATGGGTGGATCATCACACCCAGGGGATACAGCATCTGA
- the cobM gene encoding precorrin-4 C(11)-methyltransferase, which produces MITFIGAGPGDPELLTIRGKKVIDSADVIIYAGSLVNPAVLDGAKNGARIYNSAEMNLDEVIEVMKDAESKGLSTARVHTGDPAIYGAIREQIDRLDHLGIESTVVPGVSSAFATAAALKKEYTLPDISQTVIFTRMEGRTPMPPGERLQDLAKHRATMVIFLSVGFLEEMSQQLIAGGYTDKTPVAVVYKASWPEQKIVTGTLKDIAKKVKDAGIKKTALTVVGDFLGDEYSLSKLYDKSFTTEYRKGTEE; this is translated from the coding sequence ATGATAACATTCATCGGAGCGGGTCCCGGCGACCCCGAACTGCTGACCATCAGAGGAAAGAAAGTAATCGATTCGGCCGACGTGATAATATATGCAGGCTCCTTGGTAAATCCCGCCGTCCTAGACGGGGCAAAAAATGGTGCCAGGATCTACAACAGTGCGGAGATGAATCTGGACGAGGTCATCGAGGTAATGAAGGATGCAGAGTCCAAAGGCCTGAGCACCGCCCGCGTCCACACGGGCGACCCCGCAATATACGGCGCTATAAGGGAGCAGATAGATCGTCTGGACCACTTAGGCATTGAAAGCACGGTCGTTCCGGGAGTAAGTTCGGCCTTTGCTACTGCGGCCGCACTGAAAAAGGAATACACCCTTCCCGATATCAGTCAGACGGTTATTTTCACAAGAATGGAGGGCCGTACGCCGATGCCCCCGGGAGAAAGGCTTCAGGACCTGGCGAAACACCGCGCTACCATGGTGATATTCTTGAGCGTGGGCTTCCTCGAGGAAATGTCCCAGCAGCTTATCGCCGGCGGATACACCGATAAAACTCCCGTAGCCGTTGTCTATAAAGCAAGCTGGCCAGAGCAAAAGATAGTTACTGGCACATTAAAAGATATAGCTAAGAAGGTCAAAGATGCCGGAATAAAGAAGACGGCCCTCACGGTAGTGGGGGACTTCCTCGGTGATGAATACAGTCTTTCCAAGCTTTATGATAAGAGCTTCACCACAGAATACCGCAAAGGAACGGAGGAATGA
- the cobI gene encoding precorrin-2 C(20)-methyltransferase, with product MAGKLFGIGVGPGDPELLTVKAKCMLEKAAAIAYPVNRRGEDSTALEIVRGAVDVSGKRIIELLFNMDPDDRVRRKCRSDAVRELAGILEEGSDVAMVTLGDVGVYSTYMYVDEEIKNLGYETEVVPGIPSFCSGAAKARIPLMIGNEGLAVVSLAKNNNTSLESAISGFENIVVMKAWNSMDILLEVMKKHGLSEDNATVISNIGMEGEYIGPIDLGRKYGYFTTVIVKKRNGEEE from the coding sequence ATGGCAGGAAAATTATTCGGCATAGGCGTCGGTCCCGGCGACCCGGAATTATTAACGGTTAAAGCGAAGTGCATGCTGGAGAAAGCCGCAGCCATAGCCTATCCGGTCAACAGGAGAGGAGAGGACAGCACGGCGCTCGAGATAGTCAGGGGCGCGGTAGATGTTTCGGGAAAGCGCATTATAGAGTTATTGTTCAATATGGACCCTGACGACCGTGTCCGCAGGAAATGCAGGTCCGATGCCGTAAGGGAGCTCGCCGGAATCCTGGAAGAGGGCTCGGACGTAGCCATGGTCACGCTGGGCGACGTAGGGGTATACAGCACTTACATGTATGTCGACGAAGAGATCAAGAATTTGGGATACGAAACAGAAGTCGTCCCGGGGATACCTTCGTTCTGCAGCGGTGCGGCAAAGGCCCGGATACCGCTCATGATCGGCAACGAAGGTCTTGCTGTGGTGTCATTGGCAAAAAACAACAACACCTCGCTGGAGTCCGCAATCTCGGGATTCGAGAACATAGTGGTCATGAAGGCTTGGAATTCCATGGATATCCTTTTAGAAGTCATGAAGAAACACGGTCTAAGTGAAGATAATGCCACGGTGATAAGCAACATAGGGATGGAAGGAGAGTATATCGGCCCGATCGATCTCGGGCGGAAATATGGTTACTTCACCACGGTAATCGTAAAGAAAAGGAATGGTGAGGAAGAATGA
- the cbiD gene encoding cobalt-precorrin-5B (C(1))-methyltransferase CbiD: protein MIDNRMYIDVGGKMLRRGYTTGTCATAASKAAAEMLIAGGDVLSVTVITPKGIVLDLPIEDITRGDGWVRCAVRKDGGDDIDVTDGSLVYSEVHLARSGINIDGGQGVGRVTKKGLDQPVGAAAINRVPRSMISEALEGIRMTLGYNYGFYVVISIPNGQELAKRTFNPRLGIEGGISILGTSGIVEPMSERAVVETIKAEMNVRKNEGCRYLLVVPGNYGAGYIGSIGGLDPESAVKCSNFVGETLDHACELGFEGLLLVGNLGKLVKLAGGVMNTHSREADARMEILAANAALSGASVDTVRKIMECISTDDALDVLDRDGAIPLTMDLISKKIEFYMNHRTGGRIKCGAFVFSSKYGLIGGTPGAADLLKAMGGTL from the coding sequence GTGATCGATAACAGAATGTACATCGATGTCGGAGGGAAAATGCTCCGCAGGGGATATACCACCGGAACCTGTGCGACCGCCGCTTCGAAGGCCGCGGCGGAAATGCTGATCGCCGGAGGGGACGTTCTTTCTGTGACGGTCATTACACCTAAAGGGATTGTTCTGGACCTCCCTATTGAAGACATAACCCGTGGCGACGGGTGGGTGCGGTGCGCTGTCAGGAAAGACGGCGGGGACGATATCGACGTCACGGATGGTTCGCTCGTCTACTCGGAAGTACATCTGGCAAGGTCCGGAATAAACATCGACGGTGGACAGGGAGTGGGAAGGGTCACTAAGAAGGGGCTCGACCAGCCCGTCGGCGCCGCAGCAATAAACCGAGTGCCCAGAAGTATGATATCCGAGGCCTTGGAAGGCATTCGCATGACGCTCGGATATAACTATGGATTCTACGTAGTAATATCTATACCTAATGGTCAAGAACTTGCGAAAAGGACGTTTAATCCGCGTCTCGGAATCGAAGGAGGGATATCGATACTAGGTACCTCCGGAATAGTAGAGCCTATGAGCGAGAGAGCTGTGGTCGAAACTATAAAGGCTGAAATGAACGTCAGAAAAAATGAAGGATGCAGATATCTGTTGGTTGTCCCGGGGAACTACGGCGCAGGATATATCGGATCTATAGGCGGCCTTGATCCGGAATCCGCAGTGAAATGCAGTAACTTCGTCGGTGAAACATTGGATCATGCCTGTGAACTGGGTTTCGAGGGATTGCTTTTAGTGGGAAACCTAGGAAAACTGGTGAAACTGGCAGGGGGCGTAATGAACACACATTCGCGCGAGGCGGACGCCAGAATGGAGATCCTTGCCGCAAACGCGGCACTGTCCGGAGCATCCGTCGATACGGTCCGTAAAATAATGGAATGCATCTCGACCGATGATGCGCTCGACGTTTTGGACAGGGATGGGGCGATCCCATTGACGATGGACCTCATATCGAAAAAAATTGAATTTTATATGAACCACCGCACAGGCGGAAGAATAAAATGCGGAGCGTTCGTATTTTCATCGAAATATGGCCTGATAGGCGGTACCCCTGGGGCCGCCGACCTG